The Glycine soja cultivar W05 chromosome 3, ASM419377v2, whole genome shotgun sequence genome window below encodes:
- the LOC114406143 gene encoding E3 ubiquitin-protein ligase AIRP2-like isoform X1 codes for MRKSFKDSLKALEADIQFANTLASDCPRESDGASIQMRLSYSPAAQFFLFLVQWTDCHLAGVLGLLRILIYKVYEDGKTTMSIYEKKASLKEFYGVIFPSLLQLHRGISDVEERKQKDLCATKYKPRDIIRRGKSSEIDIEREEECGICMEMNNKVVLPNCNHSLCMKCYRNWHARSQSCPFCRDTLQRVNSGDLWIYMNSNEIDDLASINKENLKGLFMYIDKLPLIVPDPIFMSYPQRFRFFPNQFGSA; via the exons ATGCGAAAGTCCTTCAAGGATTCCCTCAAAGCTCTTGAAGCTGACATTCAGTTCGCGAATACTCT GGCTTCTGATTGTCCAAGAGAATCTGATGGCGCCTCCATACAAATGAGATTGTCTTACAGCCCAGCTGctcaatttttcctttttctggtTCAGTGGACTGATTGTCACCTTGCTGGAGTTTTGGGATTGCTGAGAATTCTCATATATAAG GTATATGAAGATGGGAAGACAACCATGTCCATTTATGAAAAGAAAGCCAGTTTGAAGGAATTCTATG GTGTGATCTTTCCCTCTTTACTACAACTCCACAGAGGAATCAGtgatgtagaagaaagaaaacagaaagatTTATGTGCTACAAAGTACAAGCCAAGAGATATAATAAGAAGAGGAAAATCATCTGAAATTGAtatagagagagaagaagaatgtGGTATTTGCATGGAGATGAACAACAAGGTTGTGCTGCCCAATTGCAACCACTCGTTATGTATGAAATGCTACAGAAACTG gCATGCACGATCTCAATCTTGCCCTTTCTGTCGGGACACTCTTCAAAGAGTAAACTCTGGTGACCTTTGGATCTACATGAACAGCAATGAGATAGATGACTTAGCTTCAATCAACAAGGAGAATCTAAAAGGACTATTTATGTACATTGACAAGTTACCTCTAATTGTGCCAGATCCTATATTCATGTCCTATCCTCAGCGCTTTCGATTTTTCCCTAATCAATTTGGGTCTGCATGA
- the LOC114406143 gene encoding E3 ubiquitin-protein ligase AIRP2-like isoform X4 — translation MASDCPRESDGASIQMRLSYSPAAQFFLFLVQWTDCHLAGVLGLLRILIYKVYEDGKTTMSIYEKKASLKEFYGVIFPSLLQLHRGISDVEERKQKDLCATKYKPRDIIRRGKSSEIDIEREEECGICMEMNNKVVLPNCNHSLCMKCYRNWHARSQSCPFCRDTLQRVNSGDLWIYMNSNEIDDLASINKENLKGLFMYIDKLPLIVPDPIFMSYPQRFRFFPNQFGSA, via the exons AT GGCTTCTGATTGTCCAAGAGAATCTGATGGCGCCTCCATACAAATGAGATTGTCTTACAGCCCAGCTGctcaatttttcctttttctggtTCAGTGGACTGATTGTCACCTTGCTGGAGTTTTGGGATTGCTGAGAATTCTCATATATAAG GTATATGAAGATGGGAAGACAACCATGTCCATTTATGAAAAGAAAGCCAGTTTGAAGGAATTCTATG GTGTGATCTTTCCCTCTTTACTACAACTCCACAGAGGAATCAGtgatgtagaagaaagaaaacagaaagatTTATGTGCTACAAAGTACAAGCCAAGAGATATAATAAGAAGAGGAAAATCATCTGAAATTGAtatagagagagaagaagaatgtGGTATTTGCATGGAGATGAACAACAAGGTTGTGCTGCCCAATTGCAACCACTCGTTATGTATGAAATGCTACAGAAACTG gCATGCACGATCTCAATCTTGCCCTTTCTGTCGGGACACTCTTCAAAGAGTAAACTCTGGTGACCTTTGGATCTACATGAACAGCAATGAGATAGATGACTTAGCTTCAATCAACAAGGAGAATCTAAAAGGACTATTTATGTACATTGACAAGTTACCTCTAATTGTGCCAGATCCTATATTCATGTCCTATCCTCAGCGCTTTCGATTTTTCCCTAATCAATTTGGGTCTGCATGA
- the LOC114406143 gene encoding E3 ubiquitin-protein ligase AIRP2-like isoform X2 produces the protein MPVGFWHELNLASDCPRESDGASIQMRLSYSPAAQFFLFLVQWTDCHLAGVLGLLRILIYKVYEDGKTTMSIYEKKASLKEFYGVIFPSLLQLHRGISDVEERKQKDLCATKYKPRDIIRRGKSSEIDIEREEECGICMEMNNKVVLPNCNHSLCMKCYRNWHARSQSCPFCRDTLQRVNSGDLWIYMNSNEIDDLASINKENLKGLFMYIDKLPLIVPDPIFMSYPQRFRFFPNQFGSA, from the exons ATGCCTGTGGGATTCTGGCATGAATTGAATCT GGCTTCTGATTGTCCAAGAGAATCTGATGGCGCCTCCATACAAATGAGATTGTCTTACAGCCCAGCTGctcaatttttcctttttctggtTCAGTGGACTGATTGTCACCTTGCTGGAGTTTTGGGATTGCTGAGAATTCTCATATATAAG GTATATGAAGATGGGAAGACAACCATGTCCATTTATGAAAAGAAAGCCAGTTTGAAGGAATTCTATG GTGTGATCTTTCCCTCTTTACTACAACTCCACAGAGGAATCAGtgatgtagaagaaagaaaacagaaagatTTATGTGCTACAAAGTACAAGCCAAGAGATATAATAAGAAGAGGAAAATCATCTGAAATTGAtatagagagagaagaagaatgtGGTATTTGCATGGAGATGAACAACAAGGTTGTGCTGCCCAATTGCAACCACTCGTTATGTATGAAATGCTACAGAAACTG gCATGCACGATCTCAATCTTGCCCTTTCTGTCGGGACACTCTTCAAAGAGTAAACTCTGGTGACCTTTGGATCTACATGAACAGCAATGAGATAGATGACTTAGCTTCAATCAACAAGGAGAATCTAAAAGGACTATTTATGTACATTGACAAGTTACCTCTAATTGTGCCAGATCCTATATTCATGTCCTATCCTCAGCGCTTTCGATTTTTCCCTAATCAATTTGGGTCTGCATGA